One window of the Eucalyptus grandis isolate ANBG69807.140 chromosome 6, ASM1654582v1, whole genome shotgun sequence genome contains the following:
- the LOC104449471 gene encoding cytochrome c oxidase subunit 5b-1, mitochondrial produces the protein MWRRLASSHLKTLAAAAAAAPSARLFSSPPLVSRPLCSSLLTRQFSVESGETAVKKKVEDVMPIATGHEREELEAELEGRDLLEINFPVGPFGTKESPAVVKSYYDKRIVGCPGGEGEDEHDVVWFWLEKGKPHECPVCTQYFVLEVVGPGGPPDGHGDEDHHH, from the exons ATGTGGAGAAGGCTCGCCTCCTCTCACCTCAAAACcctagccgccgccgccgccgccgccccttcAGCTCGATTGTTCAGCAGCCCGCCTCTCGTTTCTCGCCCCCTCTGCTCTTCCTTGCTCACGCGCCAGTTCAGCGTCGAATCCG GTGAAACAGCTGTTAAGAAGAAGGTTGAAGATGTCATGCCTATCGCGACTGGACATGAGCGCGAGGAGCTAGAAGCCGAGCTCGAG GGAAGGGACCTTCTCGAAATCAACTTCCCGGTTGGGCCTTTTGGCACCAAG GAATCTCCTGCGGTTGTCAAGTCGTACTATGATAAGAGAATAGTCGGATGTCCGGGAGGGGAAGGAG AGGATGAGCACGATGTTGTCTGGTTCTGGCTGGAGAAAGGCAAACCTCATGAATGCCCAGTGTGCACCCAGTATTTTGTG CTTGAAGTTGTGGGTCCTGGGGGACCACCAGATGGGCATGGTGACGAAGACCATCACCATTGA